The Ananas comosus cultivar F153 linkage group 7, ASM154086v1, whole genome shotgun sequence genome has a window encoding:
- the LOC109713087 gene encoding DDRGK domain-containing protein 1 translates to MEEIIALVLSMLLVVAIVPLLWWRRRQIARSPHEHEGEPQPQMEERVVRPAGARRMRRRPAAASSSAASTSFDEAVVESDEEAPEENYVARASKKKEKKRQEREAQRQAEEAARESRKTKQDRYADMRRKKDEEREAQDRLMEEEALARKAKEEEAAALEFEKWKGEFSVDAEGTTENEMQDEGQGLLFNFVEYIKKEKCVPLEDLAAEFKLRTQDCINRITNLESMGRLSGVMDERGKYIYISEDEMKAVADYIKRQGRVSISHLASKSNQFIDLEPKPQINELNSEGIAVA, encoded by the exons ATGGAGGAGATCATCGCCCTCGTCCTTAGCATGCTTCTCGTCGTCGCCATAGTCCCCCTCCTCTGGTGGCGGCGTCGGCAGATCGCGCGGTCGCCGCACGAGCACGAGGGAGAGCCCCAGCCGCAGATG GAAGAACGAGTAGTACGCCCTGCTGGTGCCCGCCGTATGCGCCGGAGACCAGCCGCCGCAAGTTCATCCGCTGCTTCAACCAGCTTCGATG AAGCTGTTGTTGAAAGTGATGAAGAAGCTCCTGAGGAAAATTATGTGGCTAGGGCatcaaagaagaaggaaaagaaaagacaagAGCGTGAAGCTCAGCGCCAG GCTGAGGAAGCAGCACGTGAATCAAGAAAAACTAAGCAAGATCGTTATGCGGACATGCGGAGGAAAAAGGATGAAGAGCGTGAAGCACAAGATCGTTTAATG GAAGAAGAAGCCCTAGCTCGGAAGGCCAAGGAGGAGGAGGCTGCTGCTTTAGAGTTTGAGAAGTGGAAAGGGGAATTTTCTGTTGACGCTGAAGGTACAACAGAGAATGAGATGCAAGATGAGGGTCAGggtttactttttaattttgtgGAATACATTAAG AAAGAGAAATGTGTTCCTCTTGAGGACCTTGCAGCAGAATTCAAGCTACGGACTCAG GACTGCATCAATCGAATAACAAATTTGGAAAGCATGG GGAGATTATCTGGTGTGATGGATGAACGAGGGAAATACATATACATCTCAGAGGATGAAATGAAGGCCGTTGCAGACTACATTAAAAGGCAAGGAAGAGTCAGTATATCCCATCTAGCAAGCAAGTCGAACCAGTTCATCGATTTGGAGCCCAAGCCTCAAATCAATGAACTCAACTCAGAAGGGATTGCTGTTGCATAG
- the LOC109713088 gene encoding uncharacterized protein LOC109713088: MEIGYPTDMNEFKTSSDFSSTSFSNFGQSMGNSWFSQDNNQQPQELQPAAENCTDNSPTDLRRAPKKSKRKKSKNSSSPSSSARSSRPSRSRSSHAAPTEEAGAALVPENRIQVA, from the exons ATGGAAATTGGGTACCCAACAGAT ATGAATGAGTTTAAGACATCATCTGATTTCTCATCAACATCTTTCAGCAACTTTGGCCAATCCATGGGAAACTCTTGGTTTTCTCAAG ATAATAATCAGCAGCCCCAGGAACTGCAACCAGCTGCAGAAAACTGTACAGATAATTCTCCGACAGATTTGCGAAGAGCACCGAAAAAATCGAAGCGTAAGAAAAGCAAGAACTCAtcatctccctcttcttccGCAAGGTCGTCGAGGCCGTCGAGGTCGAGATCATCACACGCCGCCCCAACCGAAGAAGCTGGAGCTGCTCTCGTGCCGGAGAACCGAATTCAAGTGGCCTAA